The nucleotide window CAAGGAGTATGCCGAGCCGGAATGGTACGCGGATCTGTGGCTGACGATCGTCTGGGTGGTCTATCTGCTCGTCTTCCTGGCGACCATCATCAAGCGGAAAGAGCCGCATATCTTCGTCGCCAACTGGTTCTATCTCGCTTTCATTGTCACCATCGCCGTCCTGCATCTGGGCAACAATCCCGCATTGCCGGTGTCGGTGTTCGGCTCGAAGTCCTATATCGCCTGGGGCGGCGTGCAGGACGCCATGTTCCAGTGGTGGTACGGGCATAACGCGGTCGGCTTCTTCCTGACCGCCGGATTCCTTGCCATCATGTACTACTTCATTCCGAAGCGCGCCGAGCGGCCGGTCTATTCCTATCGGCTGTCGATCATCCACTTCTGGGCGCTAATCTTCCTCTACATCTGGGCCGGCCCGCATCATTTGCACTACACGGCGCTGCCGGACTGGGCGCAGACGCTTGGCATGACGTTCTCGATCATGCTGTGGATGCCGTCCTGGGGCGGCATGATCAACGGTCTGATGACGCTCTCGGGCGCTTGGGACAAGCTTCGCACCGATCCCGTGCTGCGCATGCTGGTGGTGTCGGTCGCCTTCTACGGCATGTCGACCTTCGAAGGACCGATGATGTCGATCAAGGTCGTCAATTCACTCAGCCACTATACCGACTGGACCATCGGCCATGTGCATTCCGGTGCGCTGGGTTGGGTCGGCTTCGTATCCTTCGGCGCGCTGTACTGCCTCGTTCCCTGGCTGTGGGATCGCAAGGGCCTTTACAGCCTGAAGCTCGTCAACTGGCACTTCTGGACCGCCACCATCGGCATCGTGCTCTACATCTCCGCGATGTGGGTGTCGGGAATCCTGCAGGGCTTGATGTGGCGCGCCTACACCTCGCTCGGCTTCCTCGAATACTCCTTCATCGAAACCGTGGAAGCGATGCATCCCTTCTACATCATCCGCGCCGCTGGCGGAGCGCTGTTCCTGATCGGGTCGTTGATCATGGCCTATAATCTCTGGATGACGGTGCGCGTCGGCGAAGCGGAAGTGCAATCGCCCGTCGCTCTTCAGCCGGCGGAATGAGGAGCGCTTCAATGTCTTTCTGGTCACGGCATCAAATCTTCGAAAAGAACTCGATCGTCCTGGTCGCGGGAATCCTCGTCGTTATCGCGATCGGCGGCCTCGTCGAAATCACACCGCTGTTCTATCTCAAGAGCACGATCGAAAAGGTCGACGGCGTCAGGCCATACACACCGCTCGAGCTTGCCGGCCGCAACGTCTATGTTCGCGAGGGCTGCTATCTCTGCCACTCGCAGATGGTCAGGCCGCTTCGCGACGAAATCGAACGTTACGGTCACTATTCGCTCGCCGCCGAGAGTATGTACGACCACCCGTTCCAGTGGGGGTCCAAGCGTACCGGGCCCGATCTGGCGCGGGTCGGCGGCAAGTATTCGGACGAATGGCACGTCACGCATCTGAACAATCCGCGCGCGATCGTGCCGCAATCCGTGATGCCCGGTTACGCCTTCCTGTCGCGGACGGAGGTCGACGAGGCCAGCGTCGCGGCTCATCTTCGCACCAACCGCGCGGTCGGCGTGCCCTATTCCGACGACCAGGTCGCCAATGCCGGTGCCGACCTCAAGGCGCAGGCCGATCCCGATAATGCCGGCGTCGACGCGTTCACCAAGCGCTATCCGAAGGCGGTTGCCCGCAACTTCGACAGCAAGGGCGGCGCGCCGACCGAAATGGACGCGCTGGTCGCGTACCTGCAAATGCTCGGCACGCTGGTCGACTTCAAGCTCTACAACGAAAAAGCAAATCTTCGCTGAGCAAATTTCGCTGAGAAAGTAGAACGATGAAAGCAATTCTCACTGTCCACAACATTGCGTCGGACCTCGTCACGACGTTCTGGACGCCGATCTTCGTCGGAATCTTCATCGCCATTCTGACCTACGCCCTTTGGCCGCGCAACAAAGCTGCTTTCGACGAAGCGGCGAAAATGCCCTTGCGCGAGGAGTGAGCCGATCATGACCGAACACAGCGACATCGATCACGTTTCCGGAACGTCTACCACCGGCCACGAGTGGGACGGCATCAGGGAACTCAACACTCCGCTGCCGCGATGGTGGGTGATCACCTTCTATCTGACCATTGTCTGGGCGATCGGCTACTGGATCGTCTATCCCGCGTGGCCGCTGCTCTGGAGCCACACGACCGGCATCTGGAACTACTCCACCCGTGCCGAGGTCGCCACCGAGCTTGCCAATCTGGAAAAGATCCGGGGCGACAAGATGGTGGCACTTGGTGCCGCCCCGCTCGAGGAGATCGAGAAGAATCCCGCCTTGCTGGCACTCGCGCGCGCGCGCGGCAAGACGGTATTCGGCGACAATTGCGCGCCTTGCCACGGCAGCGGCGGGGCAGGCGCGAAGGGGTATCCCAATCTGAACGACGACGAATGGCTTTGGGGCGGGAGCCTCGACCAGATCATGCAGACGATCCAGTTCGGCGCCCGCTCCGGTCATCAGAAGGCACATGAGGGTGCCATGCTGGCGTTCGGCAAGGAGGGGGTCCTCAAGAAAGACGAAATCGTCACCGTCGCCAATTACGTCAGGTCGCTGTCAGGATTGTCGACGGCTGGGGGTTACAACGCTGCCGCCGGCGCGAAGATCTTCGCCGACAACTGCGCCTCGTGCCATGGCGACAACGGCAAGGGGAACCAGGAGCTCGGCGCGCCCAATCTGACCGACAAGATTTGGCTCTATGGGTCGGACGAGGCGACGCTGGTCGAAACCATCAGCAACGGCCGCGCCGGCGTCATGCCTGCCTGGGTCGGTCGTCTCGATCCTTCCACGATCAAGGCGCTGACGGTCTACGTCCACTCGCTCGGCGGAGGCCAATAGCGGCGGGCGGCGCTGCGTCGCCGCTCCATTTGAGGTGGATCAAACGCGGCTGCGAGGCTGGGTCTAGAGTGAACTCCTGAGGCGAGATCAACCCAGCGATGAATAAGACCGTGAACCCGACCGACTTGCAGCTTGACGACGACGGGCCGCTTTATGCGGCCCGCAAGAAAGTCTATCCGCAGAGCGTCTCCGGAACCTTCCGCCGGACCAAATGGGGGCTGATGGCGTTCTGCCTCGGCGTCTATTACCTGTTGCCGTTCGTGCGCTGGAATCGCGGCTTGGGCGCGCCGGACCAGGCGGTGCTGGTCGATCTGCCGAACAGCCGATTCTATTTCTTCTTCATCGAGCTTTGGCCGCAGGAAGTCTATTACTTCACCGGCCTGTTGATCGTTGCGGCACTGACGCTGTTCCTGATGAACGCGGTCGGCGGCCGAATCTGGTGCGGCTATCTCTGCCCTCAGACGGTCTGGACCGATCTGTTCTATGCCGTCGAGCGGTGGGTCGAAGGCGACCGGCGCGAGCGCATGCGCAAGGACGCGGCCAAGGGCACCATCACGCTCCGGCGTGCCGGCGAAATCGCACTGAAGCATTCGATCTGGCTGATGATCGCCTGGTGGACCGGCGGCGCCTGGGTGCTCTATTTCACCGACGCCCCGACGCTGGTGTGGCAGCTCCTCACGTTCCAGGCGCCGATGATCGCCTATATCTGGATCGGCATCCTTACGGCCACCACCTACGTCTTCGCCGGTTGGATGCGCGAACAAGTCTGCGTCTACATGTGCCCGTGGCCGCGCATTCAGGCTGCATTGACCGACGAATGGGCGCTCAACGTCACCTACAAATACGATCGGGGCGAAGCGCGCACGTCTCTGAAGAAGGCGAGCGAGTTGCGCGCGCTCGGCCAGCCCGTCGGCGATTGCATCGATTGCTATCAATGCGTCGCCGTCTGCCCAACCGGAATCGATATCCGCAACGGACCGCAGCTCGACTGCATCCAGTGCGGCCTCTGCATCGATGCCTGCGACACGGTGATGACCAAGATCGGTCGGGAAACCCGCCTGATCGGCTACGACAACGATATCAACATCCACAGGCGGCAGGAAGGTAAGCCGCCGATCTATCGGATCGTTCGGCCGCGCACGATCACCTATGCCGCCATGATTGTCGCCGTCGGCGCCATCATGCTCTATGCGCTGCTGACGCGTTCGCTGCTCGACGTCAACGTGCTGCATGACCGCAATCCGGTTGCGGTAAAACTCTCCGACGGGTCAATCCGTAATGCCTACACCGTGCGCCTCCTGAACAAGCGCGGATTCGACCGCGTCATCGCGATCGATGTGGATGGTCCTATCAACGCCACGCTCCACGTCGTCGGCGCCGATTCCGTAACGCAGGACCGGCCCATGATCATCCTGGCACGCGATACGACCACGGAACTGCGGCTCCTGGTAACGGCGCCTGCGGAGAACAATCCCGAAAAATCCGTTCCGGTTAACTTCCGCGTCACCGACATCGGGCTCGGCGAGGTCGCCTCCGCCACCGATCATTTCGTGTCGCCATGATGTCCCCAAGGAGCGTTCACATGAGCCGTGCGCAACAACCAAGGCCTATCACCGGGCGCATGGTGCTCTTATTGATGGTGGCGTTCTTCGGCGTCGTGATCGGGGTCAACCTCGTCATGATGCGGCTTGCCATCCAGACCTTGCCCGGCACCGAGGTCGACAGCGCCTACAGCGCCAGCCTCGCCTACCAAAAGGAGATCGCCACCGCGCACGCCCAGAGCGCGCGCAACTGGAAGGTCGATGCCCATGTCGAGCGCAGCGGGCAGGGCGGCGCGACGCTGCGGGTCGAGGCACGCGACAATTTCGGCCGGCCTATGTCCGGAATGAAATTCCAGGGCCGGTTCGAGCGGCCGACCGACCGGCGAGCCGACCTGCCGGTAGATCTCGCCGAAGTGGGGGTTGGCATCTATCGCGGAAGCGCGGAGACAATCGCGCCGGGCCAATGGGATCTGGTGCTCGAAGGCGTCGCATCGGGGCAGCGGCTGTTTTTGTCCAGGAACCGCGTGTTGTTGAACTAGAGCACGATCCGGAGAAGCGGAAACCGGTTTCCGAAAAGATCATGCTCA belongs to Bradyrhizobium icense and includes:
- a CDS encoding cbb3-type cytochrome c oxidase subunit 3: MKAILTVHNIASDLVTTFWTPIFVGIFIAILTYALWPRNKAAFDEAAKMPLREE
- the ccoN gene encoding cytochrome-c oxidase, cbb3-type subunit I — its product is MTQTSTAKSMTHGEAGLALVFSLVAFLCLFAVAKAQDTAFAFHAALSSAASLWAVIAIVNRYYARPASLPPQQIHGRPNYNMGPVKFSAVMSVIWGIAGFAVGLLIASQLAWPSLNLDLPWTSFGRLRPLHTSAVIFAFGGNVLIATSLYVVQKTCRTRLAGDLAPWFVVIGYNFFILIAGTGYLLGVTQSKEYAEPEWYADLWLTIVWVVYLLVFLATIIKRKEPHIFVANWFYLAFIVTIAVLHLGNNPALPVSVFGSKSYIAWGGVQDAMFQWWYGHNAVGFFLTAGFLAIMYYFIPKRAERPVYSYRLSIIHFWALIFLYIWAGPHHLHYTALPDWAQTLGMTFSIMLWMPSWGGMINGLMTLSGAWDKLRTDPVLRMLVVSVAFYGMSTFEGPMMSIKVVNSLSHYTDWTIGHVHSGALGWVGFVSFGALYCLVPWLWDRKGLYSLKLVNWHFWTATIGIVLYISAMWVSGILQGLMWRAYTSLGFLEYSFIETVEAMHPFYIIRAAGGALFLIGSLIMAYNLWMTVRVGEAEVQSPVALQPAE
- the ccoG gene encoding cytochrome c oxidase accessory protein CcoG, encoding MNKTVNPTDLQLDDDGPLYAARKKVYPQSVSGTFRRTKWGLMAFCLGVYYLLPFVRWNRGLGAPDQAVLVDLPNSRFYFFFIELWPQEVYYFTGLLIVAALTLFLMNAVGGRIWCGYLCPQTVWTDLFYAVERWVEGDRRERMRKDAAKGTITLRRAGEIALKHSIWLMIAWWTGGAWVLYFTDAPTLVWQLLTFQAPMIAYIWIGILTATTYVFAGWMREQVCVYMCPWPRIQAALTDEWALNVTYKYDRGEARTSLKKASELRALGQPVGDCIDCYQCVAVCPTGIDIRNGPQLDCIQCGLCIDACDTVMTKIGRETRLIGYDNDINIHRRQEGKPPIYRIVRPRTITYAAMIVAVGAIMLYALLTRSLLDVNVLHDRNPVAVKLSDGSIRNAYTVRLLNKRGFDRVIAIDVDGPINATLHVVGADSVTQDRPMIILARDTTTELRLLVTAPAENNPEKSVPVNFRVTDIGLGEVASATDHFVSP
- a CDS encoding FixH family protein, which produces MSRAQQPRPITGRMVLLLMVAFFGVVIGVNLVMMRLAIQTLPGTEVDSAYSASLAYQKEIATAHAQSARNWKVDAHVERSGQGGATLRVEARDNFGRPMSGMKFQGRFERPTDRRADLPVDLAEVGVGIYRGSAETIAPGQWDLVLEGVASGQRLFLSRNRVLLN
- the ccoP gene encoding cytochrome-c oxidase, cbb3-type subunit III — protein: MTEHSDIDHVSGTSTTGHEWDGIRELNTPLPRWWVITFYLTIVWAIGYWIVYPAWPLLWSHTTGIWNYSTRAEVATELANLEKIRGDKMVALGAAPLEEIEKNPALLALARARGKTVFGDNCAPCHGSGGAGAKGYPNLNDDEWLWGGSLDQIMQTIQFGARSGHQKAHEGAMLAFGKEGVLKKDEIVTVANYVRSLSGLSTAGGYNAAAGAKIFADNCASCHGDNGKGNQELGAPNLTDKIWLYGSDEATLVETISNGRAGVMPAWVGRLDPSTIKALTVYVHSLGGGQ
- the ccoO gene encoding cytochrome-c oxidase, cbb3-type subunit II produces the protein MSFWSRHQIFEKNSIVLVAGILVVIAIGGLVEITPLFYLKSTIEKVDGVRPYTPLELAGRNVYVREGCYLCHSQMVRPLRDEIERYGHYSLAAESMYDHPFQWGSKRTGPDLARVGGKYSDEWHVTHLNNPRAIVPQSVMPGYAFLSRTEVDEASVAAHLRTNRAVGVPYSDDQVANAGADLKAQADPDNAGVDAFTKRYPKAVARNFDSKGGAPTEMDALVAYLQMLGTLVDFKLYNEKANLR